In a genomic window of Erigeron canadensis isolate Cc75 chromosome 5, C_canadensis_v1, whole genome shotgun sequence:
- the LOC122601631 gene encoding uncharacterized protein LOC122601631, whose product MSQMLFLKIVSDIEQRYVYFLERVDRKGAARRSRESHDHFCTTIIELYRCEYLRRPTSHDIARLYEAHERRHKILGILGSLACTHFVWRNCPKALKGQYKRSDHPYPTVTLEAVASQEMWIWHAFFGPPGSLNDINVLNQSTLYMRERNSTAPDLSFTVNSRHYKCGHYLTYGIYPRWLTRVKAMSYPIETNVKKFKKVNNQQERM is encoded by the exons ATGAGTCAAATgttgtttttaaagattgttAGTGATATTGAGCAACGTTACGTGTACTTTCTAGAGCGTGTAGATCGGAAGGGG GCAGCGAGAAGGTCTCGCGAAAGCCATGATCATTTTTGCACCACGATCATCGAGTTATATCGTTGCGAGTACTTACGTAGGCCAACTAGTCATGACATTGCACGCTTGTACGAAGCGCATGAACGGAGACACAAGATTCTGGGAATTCTAGGTAGTCTTGCTTGTACGCATTTTGTTTGGAGAAATTGTCCTAAAGCGTTGAAGGGACAATACAAGAGAAGTGATCATCCATACCCCACGGTTACGCTTGAAGCCGTTGCTTCACAAGAaatgtggatttggcatgcttttttTGGTCCTCCAGGGTCGCTCAACGATATCAACGTTTTGAATCAATCGACATTGTATATGAGGGAACGAAATTCGACGGCTCCTGACTTGTCTTTTACCGTAAACAGTCGTCACTACAAATGCGGACACTATCTTACCTATGGAATCTATCCTAGGTGGTTGACTCGTGTCAAAGCAATGTCATATCCGATTGAAACAAATGTCAAGAAGTTCAAGAAAGTCAATAATCAGCAAGAAAGGATGTAG